In Scatophagus argus isolate fScaArg1 chromosome 3, fScaArg1.pri, whole genome shotgun sequence, one genomic interval encodes:
- the LOC124057150 gene encoding transcription factor HES-4-B-like, translating to MKPAQSRFSLQRPLQHRDPPMAPTITAAMTNSQEHLTLNHKLRKPLVEKLRRERINSSIEQLKSLLAPEFLKQQPDSKLEKADILEMTVCVLQRLQHQQQRRLMKNFSKLQSSSEKHLTDADFSLLSSIVHISITKDKSPVSSAPWRPW from the exons ATGAAGCCAGCACAGAGCAGATTCTCTCTGCAGAGACCTCTACAGCACAGAGATCCACCCATGGCACCTACTATCACTGCAGCAATGACCAATTCTCAGGAGCATCTGACTCTGAACCACAAG CTCAGAAAGCCTCTGGTGGAGAAGTTACGCAGGGAGCGAATCAACAGCAGCATTGAGCAGCTCAAGTCTCTGCTGGCTCCAGAGTTcctcaaacagcagccagaCTCCAAGCTGGAGAAAGCAGACATCCTGGAGATGACAGTTTGTGTCCTGCAACGactgcagcatcaacagcagagAAGACTGATGAAGAACTTCAGCAAGCTGCAGTCTTCCTCTGAGAAACACCTGACAGATGCTGACTTCTCTCTTCTGAGCTCCATAGTCCACATCAGCATCACCAAAGACAAGAGTCCAGTCAGCAGCGCCCCCTGGAGGCCGTGGTAG
- the LOC124057151 gene encoding transcription factor HES-4-B-like — protein MKPAQSRFSLQRPLQHRDPPMAPTITAAMTNSQEHLTLNHKLRKPLVEKLRRERINSSIEQLKSLLAPEFLKQQPDSKLEKADILEMTVCVLQRLQHQQQRRLMKNFSKLQSSSEKHLTDADFSLLSSTVHISITKDKSPVSSAPWRPW, from the exons ATGAAGCCAGCACAGAGCAGATTCTCTCTGCAGAGACCTCTACAGCACAGAGATCCACCCATGGCACCTACTATCACTGCAGCAATGACCAATTCTCAGGAGCATCTGACTCTGAACCACAAG CTCAGAAAGCCTCTGGTGGAGAAGTTACGCAGGGAGCGAATCAACAGCAGCATTGAGCAGCTCAAGTCTCTGCTGGCTCCAGAGTTcctcaaacagcagccagaCTCCAAGCTGGAGAAAGCAGACATCCTGGAGATGACAGTTTGTGTCCTGCAACGactgcagcatcaacagcagagAAGACTGATGAAGAACTTCAGCAAGCTGCAGTCTTCCTCTGAGAAACACCTGACAGATGCTGACTTCTCTCTTCTGAGCTCCACAGTCCACATCAGCATCACCAAAGACAAGAGTCCAGTCAGCAGCGCCCCCTGGAGGCCGTGGTAG
- the LOC124057152 gene encoding transcription factor HES-4-B-like, whose translation MKPAQSRFSLQRPLQHRDPPMAPTITAAMTNSQEHLTLNHKLRKPVVEKLRRERINSSIEQLKSLLAPEFLKQQPDSKLEKADILEMTVCVLQRLQHQQQRRLMKNFSKLQSSSEKHLTDADFSLLSSTVHISITKDKSPVSSAPWRPW comes from the exons ATGAAGCCAGCACAGAGCAGATTCTCTCTGCAGAGACCTCTACAGCACAGAGATCCACCCATGGCACCTACTATCACTGCAGCAATGACCAATTCTCAGGAGCATCTGACTCTGAACCACAAG CTCAGAAAGCCTGTGGTGGAGAAGTTACGCAGGGAGCGAATCAACAGCAGCATTGAGCAGCTCAAGTCTCTGCTGGCTCCAGAGTTcctcaaacagcagccagaCTCCAAGCTGGAGAAAGCAGACATCCTGGAGATGACAGTTTGTGTCCTGCAACGactgcagcatcaacagcagagAAGACTGATGAAGAACTTCAGCAAGCTGCAGTCTTCCTCTGAGAAACACCTGACAGATGCTGACTTCTCTCTTCTGAGCTCCACAGTCCACATCAGCATCACCAAAGACAAGAGTCCAGTAAGCAGCGCCCCCTGGAGGCCGTGGTAG
- the LOC124057153 gene encoding enhancer of split mbeta protein-like, producing MKPAQSRFSLQRPLQHRDPPMAPTITAAMTNAQEHLTLNHKLRKPLVEKLRRERINSSIEQLKSLLAPEFLKQQPDSKLEKADILEMTVCVLQRLQHQQQRRLMKNFSKLQSSSEKHLTDADFSLLSSTVHISITKDKSPVSSAPWRP from the exons ATGAAGCCAGCACAGAGCAGATTCTCTCTGCAGAGACCTCTACAGCACAGAGATCCACCCATGGCACCTACTATCACTGCAGCAATGACCAATGCTCAGGAGCATCTGACTCTGAACCACAAG CTCAGAAAGCCTCTGGTGGAGAAGTTACGCAGGGAGCGAATCAACAGCAGCATTGAGCAGCTCAAGTCTCTGCTGGCTCCAGAGTTcctcaaacagcagccagaCTCCAAGCTGGAGAAAGCAGACATCCTGGAGATGACAGTTTGTGTCCTGCAACGactgcagcatcaacagcagagAAGACTGATGAAGAACTTCAGCAAGCTGCAGTCTTCCTCTGAGAAACACCTGACAGATGCTGACTTCTCTCTTCTGAGCTCCACAGTCCACATCAGCATCACCAAAGACAAGAGTCCAGTCAGCAGCGCCCCCTGGAGGCCGTAG